Proteins encoded within one genomic window of Pseudomonas cannabina:
- a CDS encoding homoserine kinase, whose amino-acid sequence MSVFTPLARPELETFLAPYGLGRLLDFQGIAAGSENTNYFISLERGEFVLTLVERGPVQEMPFFIELLDVLHEADLPVPYALRTTDGQALRELAGKPALLQPRLPGKHISEPNTQHCVQIGELLANLHLATREQIVERKTDRGLDWMLSEGRNFLSHLGETQRALLAKSLQEIEDLKPQIMALPRANLHADLFRDNVLFEGTHLTGLIDFYNACSGPMLYDLAIALNDWCSRENGQLDAVRARALLGAYAGLRPFTAAESKLWNTMLRIACVRFWLSRLIAAETFAGQDVLIHDPVEFERRLAERQEAHIALPFAL is encoded by the coding sequence ATGTCCGTTTTTACCCCGCTGGCTCGGCCCGAGCTGGAAACATTTCTTGCCCCTTACGGGCTCGGCCGTCTGCTTGACTTTCAGGGCATTGCCGCCGGTAGTGAAAACACCAATTACTTCATCAGCCTAGAGCGGGGCGAATTCGTCCTTACTCTGGTCGAGCGCGGTCCGGTGCAGGAAATGCCGTTCTTCATTGAGCTGCTCGATGTGCTGCACGAGGCTGATCTGCCGGTGCCTTACGCCCTGCGCACCACCGACGGTCAGGCGCTGCGCGAGCTGGCAGGCAAACCGGCGCTGTTGCAACCGCGCCTGCCGGGCAAGCACATCAGTGAGCCGAATACTCAGCATTGCGTGCAGATCGGCGAGTTGCTGGCCAATCTGCATCTGGCGACACGCGAGCAGATAGTGGAGCGCAAGACGGATCGCGGGCTGGACTGGATGTTGAGCGAGGGGCGCAACTTTCTGTCGCACCTGGGCGAGACTCAGCGGGCATTGCTTGCAAAAAGCCTTCAGGAAATCGAAGACCTCAAGCCACAAATCATGGCCTTGCCACGCGCCAACCTGCACGCCGACCTGTTTCGTGACAACGTGCTGTTTGAAGGCACACACCTGACCGGGCTGATCGATTTCTATAACGCCTGTTCCGGTCCGATGCTCTACGACCTGGCGATTGCGCTGAACGACTGGTGCTCACGCGAAAACGGCCAGCTCGACGCCGTCCGCGCGCGTGCCCTGTTGGGCGCTTACGCAGGGCTGCGGCCGTTCACGGCTGCGGAATCGAAGCTCTGGAACACGATGTTGCGCATCGCCTGCGTACGCTTCTGGCTGTCCCGCCTGATCGCCGCCGAGACGTTCGCCGGGCAGGACGTGCTGATTCACGATCCCGTGGAGTTTGAACGGCGTCTGGCCGAGCGCCAGGAAGCACACATCGCGCTGCCGTTTGCGCTCTGA
- a CDS encoding DUF2782 domain-containing protein: MRKVNRLLLTGLLALCPLLAVAAEDSPSAAPDVTIRTDGDRTIQEYRQNGFLYAVKITPKHGKPYFLVRADGTSPNFIRSDQPDMLIPQWEIFSW, from the coding sequence ATGCGCAAGGTAAATCGACTCTTATTGACCGGCCTGTTGGCACTTTGCCCTTTGCTCGCTGTTGCAGCAGAGGACTCACCTTCGGCGGCTCCGGACGTTACTATTCGCACCGACGGTGACCGAACCATTCAGGAATACCGACAGAACGGCTTTCTGTATGCAGTGAAAATCACCCCGAAACACGGCAAGCCCTATTTTCTGGTGCGCGCCGATGGTACAAGCCCCAATTTCATTCGTTCGGATCAACCGGACATGCTGATCCCGCAGTGGGAAATATTCAGCTGGTAG
- the polA gene encoding DNA polymerase I, with protein sequence MTQAPLVLVDGSSYLYRAFHALPPLTTSKGLPTGAVKGVLNMLKSLRRQYPESPLAVVFDAKGGTFRDALYTDYKANRPSMPDDLRVQVDLLHACVKGMGYPFLCVEGVEADDVIGTLARSSAAADRPVVISTGDKDMAQLVDGHITLVNTMTGSVLDVAGVKEKFGVGPEHIIDYLALMGDKVDNIPGVPGVGEKTAVGLLVGVGGGIKELYDNLDKVATLPIRGAKTLAAKLEEHREMAFLSYELATIKIDVPLDIELDQLHCSEPDRDALMELYAELEFKSWIEDLQRDAKRAGQELTVEEPTVEAKEAAYEVILEQTQFDAWLKKLQAAPLFAFVTQSNGTDAQRAQLVGLSFAIQTHEAAYIPLTHSYMGVPQQLDRDSVLKTLKPLLEDPGKIKVGQHAKFAINLLANCAIDGDQAQGIDLQGVRFDTILESYVLDSTATRHDRDSLVAKYLTHTPINFQDIAGKGAKQLTFDQIAIEQAGNYAAEEADLTLRLHEVFEARLAAIPTLQPVLNDIEMPLVPVLARIERQGALVDANLLGIQSVELGDKMTALEREAFAIAGEEFNLGSPKQLGVILYEKLGMPILSKTATGQPSTAEAVLAELAEQDFPLPKVLMQYRSMSKLKSTYTDRLPEQINPRTGRIHTSYHQAVAVTGRLSSSDPNLQNIPIRTAEGRRIRQAFVAPKGYKLLAADYSQIELRIMAHLAKDEGLLHAFRNDLDVHRATAAEVFGVELEGVTQDMRRSAKAINFGLIYGMSAFGLAKQIGVDRKQSQAYVDRYFARYPGVLDYMERTRAQAAEQGFVETIFGRRLYLPDINAKNPSLRKGAERMAINAPMQGTAADIIKKAMVAVNGWLDASGLDARVILQVHDELVLEVREDLVDQISEQIRPHMSGAAELAVPLLVEVGIGNNWDEAH encoded by the coding sequence ATGACCCAAGCGCCGCTCGTCCTGGTGGACGGTTCTTCTTACCTCTACCGCGCCTTCCATGCACTGCCCCCTCTGACCACGTCCAAAGGCTTGCCGACCGGCGCCGTCAAAGGCGTGCTGAACATGCTCAAAAGCCTGCGTCGCCAGTACCCGGAAAGCCCGCTCGCCGTGGTTTTCGATGCCAAGGGCGGGACCTTTCGTGACGCGCTGTACACCGACTATAAAGCCAACCGGCCCAGCATGCCGGATGACCTGCGCGTGCAGGTCGATCTGCTGCATGCGTGCGTCAAAGGCATGGGCTATCCGTTTTTGTGCGTGGAAGGCGTCGAAGCGGATGACGTGATCGGCACCCTGGCGCGCAGCAGCGCAGCGGCAGATCGTCCGGTGGTCATTTCCACCGGCGACAAAGACATGGCGCAACTGGTCGACGGGCACATCACGCTGGTCAATACCATGACCGGCAGCGTGCTGGACGTTGCAGGCGTGAAAGAGAAATTCGGCGTCGGCCCGGAGCACATCATCGATTACCTGGCGCTGATGGGCGACAAGGTCGACAACATTCCAGGCGTGCCGGGGGTCGGTGAAAAAACCGCAGTCGGCCTGCTGGTTGGCGTCGGTGGCGGGATCAAAGAGCTTTACGACAACCTCGACAAGGTCGCGACCCTGCCGATCCGCGGTGCCAAGACCCTCGCCGCGAAGCTCGAAGAGCACCGCGAGATGGCGTTTCTGTCCTACGAACTGGCGACCATCAAGATCGACGTGCCACTGGACATCGAACTGGATCAGCTGCACTGCAGCGAGCCGGACCGCGATGCGCTGATGGAGCTGTACGCCGAGCTGGAATTCAAAAGCTGGATCGAAGACCTGCAACGCGATGCCAAGCGTGCCGGGCAGGAATTGACCGTTGAAGAGCCTACAGTCGAAGCCAAAGAAGCGGCCTATGAAGTCATCCTTGAGCAGACTCAGTTCGACGCCTGGCTGAAAAAGCTTCAGGCCGCGCCGCTGTTCGCCTTCGTCACTCAGAGCAACGGCACCGACGCCCAACGCGCGCAACTGGTCGGCTTGTCTTTTGCCATTCAGACCCACGAAGCGGCGTACATTCCGCTGACTCACTCTTACATGGGCGTCCCGCAGCAACTGGATCGGGACAGCGTGCTCAAGACCCTCAAGCCGTTGCTGGAGGACCCGGGCAAGATCAAAGTCGGTCAGCACGCCAAATTCGCCATCAATCTGCTCGCCAATTGCGCGATCGATGGCGATCAGGCGCAAGGCATCGATTTGCAGGGCGTCAGGTTCGACACCATTCTGGAATCCTACGTACTGGATTCCACGGCGACCCGTCACGACCGCGACAGCCTGGTGGCCAAGTACTTGACGCACACGCCGATCAACTTTCAGGACATCGCCGGCAAGGGTGCCAAACAGCTGACCTTCGATCAGATCGCCATCGAGCAGGCGGGCAACTACGCCGCCGAAGAGGCCGACCTGACCCTGCGTCTGCATGAAGTGTTCGAAGCGCGTCTGGCGGCGATCCCGACCTTGCAGCCGGTACTCAACGATATCGAGATGCCACTTGTCCCCGTACTGGCGCGTATCGAGCGCCAAGGCGCGCTGGTCGATGCCAACCTGCTGGGCATCCAAAGCGTCGAACTGGGCGACAAGATGACCGCATTGGAGCGCGAAGCCTTCGCCATTGCCGGTGAAGAGTTCAACCTGGGCTCGCCCAAGCAGCTCGGGGTGATTCTCTACGAAAAGCTCGGCATGCCGATCCTCAGCAAAACCGCCACCGGCCAGCCGTCGACCGCCGAGGCAGTGCTTGCCGAACTGGCCGAGCAGGACTTCCCGCTGCCGAAGGTGCTGATGCAGTACCGTTCGATGAGCAAGCTGAAAAGCACCTACACCGACCGCCTGCCCGAACAGATCAACCCGCGCACCGGGCGCATTCACACGTCTTATCATCAGGCCGTGGCGGTGACCGGGCGCTTGTCGTCCAGCGATCCGAACCTGCAGAACATCCCGATTCGTACCGCCGAAGGGCGCCGTATTCGTCAGGCGTTCGTGGCGCCGAAGGGTTACAAACTGCTGGCGGCGGACTATTCGCAGATCGAACTGCGGATCATGGCGCATCTGGCGAAGGACGAAGGCTTGCTGCACGCGTTCCGCAATGATCTGGACGTACACCGGGCCACGGCGGCGGAAGTCTTCGGCGTCGAGCTGGAAGGCGTGACTCAAGACATGCGCCGCAGCGCCAAGGCGATCAACTTCGGCCTGATCTACGGCATGAGCGCGTTCGGTCTGGCCAAGCAGATCGGCGTCGACCGCAAGCAGTCACAGGCTTACGTAGACCGTTACTTCGCCCGCTACCCCGGCGTGCTCGACTACATGGAGCGCACCCGCGCCCAGGCCGCCGAGCAGGGTTTTGTAGAAACCATCTTCGGCCGTCGCCTGTACCTGCCGGACATCAATGCCAAGAACCCGTCCCTGCGCAAGGGCGCGGAGCGCATGGCGATCAACGCGCCGATGCAAGGTACGGCCGCAGATATCATCAAAAAAGCGATGGTGGCGGTAAATGGCTGGCTGGATGCGTCCGGCCTGGATGCACGCGTCATCCTGCAGGTGCACGATGAACTGGTGCTGGAGGTGCGCGAAGACCTGGTCGATCAGATCAGCGAACAGATCCGTCCGCACATGAGCGGAGCCGCAGAATTGGCCGTGCCGCTGCTGGTGGAAGTCGGCATCGGCAACAATTGGGACGAGGCACATTGA
- the yihA gene encoding ribosome biogenesis GTP-binding protein YihA/YsxC, with the protein MQLKNPILGLCQQATFMLSAAKVDQCPDDEGFEVAFAGRSNAGKSSALNTLTHASLARTSKTPGRTQLLNFFGLDEDRRLVDLPGYGYAKVPIPLKLHWQRHLEAYLGSRESLKGLILMMDIRHPMTDFDILMLDWAIASNMPMHILLTKADKLTYGAAKNTLLKVQAEIRKGWGDAVSIQLFSAPKRMGLEEAYTVLADWMELEDKVPAE; encoded by the coding sequence ATGCAGCTCAAAAACCCCATTCTCGGTCTGTGCCAACAGGCCACGTTCATGCTCAGCGCCGCCAAGGTCGACCAATGCCCCGATGACGAAGGTTTTGAAGTCGCATTTGCCGGTCGCTCCAACGCGGGCAAGTCGAGCGCGCTGAACACCCTGACGCATGCCAGCCTGGCGCGTACTTCCAAGACGCCGGGGCGTACCCAGTTGCTGAACTTCTTCGGCCTGGACGAAGATCGCCGTCTGGTCGATTTGCCTGGCTACGGTTACGCGAAAGTACCCATCCCGCTCAAGCTGCACTGGCAGCGTCACCTGGAAGCCTATCTGGGCAGTCGCGAAAGCCTGAAGGGGCTGATCCTGATGATGGACATCCGTCATCCAATGACTGACTTCGACATCTTGATGCTGGACTGGGCCATCGCGAGCAACATGCCGATGCACATCCTGCTGACCAAGGCCGACAAGCTGACCTACGGTGCAGCCAAGAACACGCTGCTCAAGGTTCAGGCCGAGATCCGCAAGGGTTGGGGCGACGCCGTCAGCATTCAGTTGTTCTCGGCCCCCAAGCGCATGGGGCTGGAAGAGGCCTACACCGTCTTGGCCGACTGGATGGAACTGGAAGACAAGGTGCCTGCCGAGTAA
- a CDS encoding thiol:disulfide interchange protein DsbA/DsbL — MRNLIISAALVAASLFGMSAQAAEPIEAGKQYVELKSAVPVAEPGKIEVIELFWYGCPHCYAFEPTINPWVEKLPSDVNFVRIPAMFGGPWDAHGQLFITLDTMGVEHKVHAAVFEAIQKGGKRLTDKNDMADFVATQGVNKDDFLKTFDSFAVKGKIAQYKELAKKYEVTGVPTMIVNGKYRFDLGSAGGPEATLKVADQLIAKERAAMAAAK; from the coding sequence ATGCGTAATCTGATCATCAGCGCCGCTCTGGTTGCCGCCAGTCTGTTCGGTATGTCCGCCCAGGCCGCCGAGCCCATCGAGGCCGGCAAACAATACGTCGAGCTGAAAAGCGCTGTGCCCGTTGCCGAGCCGGGCAAGATCGAAGTCATCGAGCTGTTCTGGTATGGCTGCCCGCATTGCTACGCGTTCGAGCCGACTATCAATCCATGGGTTGAAAAACTGCCGTCCGACGTCAATTTCGTGCGTATCCCGGCCATGTTCGGCGGCCCATGGGATGCACACGGCCAACTGTTCATCACCCTGGACACCATGGGCGTCGAGCACAAGGTTCACGCAGCCGTCTTCGAAGCTATCCAGAAAGGCGGCAAGCGTCTGACCGACAAGAACGACATGGCCGATTTCGTTGCGACTCAGGGCGTGAACAAGGACGATTTCCTCAAGACGTTCGACTCCTTCGCAGTGAAGGGCAAGATCGCGCAGTACAAGGAACTGGCCAAGAAGTACGAAGTAACTGGCGTTCCGACCATGATCGTCAACGGCAAATACCGTTTTGACCTCGGCTCGGCCGGTGGCCCGGAAGCAACTCTGAAGGTGGCCGACCAGTTGATCGCCAAAGAACGAGCAGCTATGGCGGCTGCCAAGTAA
- a CDS encoding endonuclease/exonuclease/phosphatase family protein: MRRWGKGSPRIVGLHDPQVNEHHLTQSGLPEDGRLRLLSFNIQVGISTERYRHYLTRSWQHLLPHGGRAGNLQKIGDLINDFDLVALQEVDGGSMRSGFVNQVEHLAQLGGFPYWYQQLNRNLGRLAQHSNGVLSRLRPTKIEDHPLPGPAGRGAILVRFGEGEDALIVVMMHLALGTRTRTLQLAYIRELIGGYRHQVLMGDMNTHANDLLEHSPLRDLGLLAPQIEATFPSWRPKRCLDHILLSPTLTLERVQVLAQPISDHLPVAVEIRLPASLCGDSLPVPSGGNLA, from the coding sequence ATGCGCCGCTGGGGCAAAGGTAGCCCGCGTATCGTTGGCCTGCATGATCCGCAGGTCAACGAACATCACCTGACGCAAAGTGGCTTGCCGGAAGACGGCAGGCTGCGTTTGCTCAGTTTCAACATCCAGGTCGGTATCAGCACCGAACGCTACCGGCACTACCTGACGCGCAGCTGGCAGCATTTACTGCCGCATGGCGGACGCGCAGGCAACCTGCAGAAAATCGGTGACCTGATCAACGACTTCGATCTGGTGGCGCTTCAGGAGGTCGACGGCGGGAGCATGCGCTCCGGCTTCGTCAATCAGGTCGAACATCTTGCCCAGCTGGGCGGTTTTCCGTACTGGTATCAACAGCTCAATCGCAACCTCGGGCGTCTTGCCCAGCACAGCAACGGTGTCCTGAGCCGTCTGCGCCCGACCAAGATCGAAGACCACCCGCTGCCCGGCCCGGCCGGACGCGGTGCCATTCTCGTGCGCTTTGGCGAAGGTGAAGACGCGTTGATCGTGGTCATGATGCACCTGGCCCTCGGAACCCGCACCCGAACCCTACAACTCGCCTACATTCGCGAACTGATCGGCGGCTACCGTCATCAAGTGCTGATGGGCGACATGAACACGCACGCCAATGACTTGCTGGAACACTCGCCGCTTCGTGATCTGGGGCTGCTGGCCCCGCAAATCGAAGCGACGTTCCCCAGTTGGCGCCCAAAGCGCTGCCTTGATCACATTCTACTCAGCCCGACCCTGACGCTTGAACGCGTGCAGGTGCTGGCCCAACCCATTTCCGATCACCTGCCGGTTGCCGTCGAGATTCGCCTGCCTGCTTCACTGTGTGGGGACTCACTGCCTGTGCCCTCTGGTGGAAACCTTGCATGA
- a CDS encoding N-acetylmuramoyl-L-alanine amidase, whose translation MKLYFSAFLLLALTACSSGPTLDTSHPSVNFDNRVQYVVMHYTSTSLERSLQLLTHGEVSSHYLIGDDAKATVYKLVDENARAWHAGESEWEGRTWLNSSSIGIEIVNPGFKETPTGRLWYPYSEAQVRSMIVLLKDIVKRNRIDPKHVIGHSDIAPLRKQDPGPLFPWKRLATEGLGIWPDEHQVAQRQALLAVNLPSITWFQQQLARFGYSTPQTGELDTATRQVLAAFQMHYRPARFDGEPDAQSAAILQVLNHSN comes from the coding sequence ATGAAGCTGTATTTCTCCGCCTTTCTGCTACTCGCCCTCACGGCCTGCTCCAGCGGTCCAACACTGGACACCAGCCACCCGTCTGTGAATTTCGACAACCGGGTGCAGTACGTCGTGATGCATTACACCTCAACCTCGCTGGAACGCTCACTCCAATTGCTGACCCATGGCGAGGTCAGCAGTCATTACCTGATCGGAGATGACGCCAAAGCCACCGTTTACAAACTGGTCGATGAAAACGCCCGAGCCTGGCACGCCGGCGAAAGCGAGTGGGAAGGCCGCACCTGGCTCAACTCCAGCTCGATCGGCATCGAAATCGTCAATCCCGGATTCAAGGAAACACCGACAGGGCGCCTGTGGTATCCGTACAGCGAAGCGCAGGTCCGGTCGATGATCGTGCTGCTCAAGGACATCGTCAAACGCAACAGAATCGACCCCAAACACGTCATCGGTCATAGCGACATCGCCCCGCTGCGCAAGCAGGACCCGGGCCCGCTGTTCCCATGGAAACGCCTCGCAACCGAAGGCCTCGGCATCTGGCCCGACGAGCACCAGGTTGCCCAGCGCCAGGCATTGCTCGCTGTCAACCTGCCGAGCATCACCTGGTTCCAGCAGCAACTGGCACGCTTTGGCTACAGCACCCCGCAAACCGGCGAGCTGGACACCGCAACGCGACAGGTGCTGGCAGCCTTCCAGATGCACTATCGCCCTGCCCGTTTCGACGGCGAACCCGACGCACAAAGCGCTGCCATTCTGCAGGTGCTTAATCACTCGAATTGA
- a CDS encoding type II toxin-antitoxin system Phd/YefM family antitoxin encodes MQVLSFSQARAGLKQAMDDVCRDHEPALITRLRGDHVVMLSLDDYNSMSETMYLLGTEANATRLRQSVAQHKAGKAFIKEISLDVTGPETEE; translated from the coding sequence ATGCAGGTTTTATCATTCAGTCAGGCTCGCGCCGGCTTGAAGCAGGCTATGGATGATGTGTGCAGGGACCATGAGCCCGCTCTCATCACACGCTTGCGCGGTGATCATGTAGTCATGCTGTCCCTTGATGACTACAACTCAATGTCAGAAACCATGTATCTGCTGGGTACAGAGGCCAATGCGACGCGTCTGCGACAATCTGTTGCACAGCACAAAGCCGGGAAAGCTTTTATCAAGGAGATTTCCCTAGATGTCACAGGGCCAGAAACAGAAGAATAA
- a CDS encoding Txe/YoeB family addiction module toxin has product MSQGQKQKNKEAARSAVGVHFTALGWDDYSHWKDSDQTISKSIDSLINQCLRTPFKGIGKPEPLTGDLTGYWSRRITKEHRFVYFYEGGVLTVIACRHHY; this is encoded by the coding sequence ATGTCACAGGGCCAGAAACAGAAGAATAAGGAAGCGGCAAGATCCGCTGTGGGCGTACACTTCACGGCGCTAGGATGGGACGATTACTCTCACTGGAAGGATTCAGACCAGACTATTTCCAAATCTATCGACAGCCTTATCAACCAATGCCTGCGCACCCCATTCAAGGGCATAGGCAAGCCGGAACCACTGACCGGTGATTTAACAGGTTACTGGTCTAGGCGCATCACGAAAGAGCACCGTTTTGTCTATTTTTACGAGGGAGGTGTACTTACAGTCATCGCATGCCGCCATCACTATTGA
- a CDS encoding KinB sensor domain-containing domain, giving the protein MKLAMKLRTRLFLSISALITVALLGLLLGLVSVMQMARTQESLIQHNFAVLDLGLKLRQNLGDQLVLMTGSQRNQAELDKTQAQFKELLEQGSAQDAQQDVRVGFEKTRGDYQRFIDDWKLYGNDPRGIRGTPQLSDSFDTLRNGLLSVHRTALENISNAEINSRDRALWIAGLLGLVGLAVLCIGFVTAHGIARRFGAPIEALAKAADRIGEGDYEVTLPISSAAEMNLLTRRFGIMAEALRQHQATNVDELLAGQQRLQAVLDSIDDGLLMIDRQGHLEHLNPVAQRQLGWDESRLGQSLGEALGRPELDEQLHLVLRGGTLERAPEDLAIEIDSESRLLTYSMTPVSHTKGHILGAVMVLHDVTEQRAFERVRSEFVLRASHELRTPVTGMHMAFGLLQERLHFAPESREADLLNTVTEEMQRLMQLINDLLNFSRYQNGLQKLKLAPCSVEALLEEAKARFEEQALEQDIVLMLDVQEPMPRLHADQSQLERVLDNLLDNALRHTPPKGLIRLQARRHGERAIISVEDNGEGIAYGQQGRIFEPFVQVGRKKGGAGLGLALCKEIVQLHGGRMGVYSRPGQGTQFYMALPL; this is encoded by the coding sequence ATGAAACTGGCCATGAAGTTGCGCACTCGCCTTTTTCTGAGTATTTCGGCCCTTATCACGGTCGCTTTGCTCGGACTGCTGCTGGGACTCGTCAGCGTCATGCAGATGGCCCGTACTCAGGAATCGCTGATTCAGCACAACTTCGCGGTTCTCGACCTGGGTTTGAAGCTGCGCCAGAACCTCGGCGATCAGTTGGTACTGATGACGGGTTCGCAGCGCAATCAGGCTGAGCTGGATAAAACTCAGGCTCAGTTCAAAGAGCTGTTAGAGCAGGGCTCTGCGCAGGACGCCCAGCAGGATGTGCGGGTCGGCTTCGAAAAAACCAGGGGTGATTACCAGCGCTTCATTGACGACTGGAAGCTGTACGGGAACGACCCGCGTGGCATACGCGGCACGCCGCAATTGAGTGATAGCTTTGACACGCTGCGCAACGGGCTGCTGAGCGTGCATCGTACAGCGCTCGAAAATATCAGTAATGCCGAAATCAACTCCCGGGACCGCGCGCTGTGGATCGCTGGCTTGCTGGGGCTGGTCGGGCTGGCAGTGCTGTGCATCGGCTTCGTGACTGCGCACGGTATTGCGCGGCGTTTCGGTGCCCCGATCGAAGCGCTGGCCAAGGCAGCCGACCGAATAGGCGAGGGTGATTACGAGGTCACACTGCCGATTTCCTCGGCCGCCGAGATGAACCTGCTGACCCGACGCTTCGGCATCATGGCTGAGGCGTTGCGCCAGCATCAGGCGACCAATGTCGATGAGCTGCTGGCAGGGCAACAGCGGCTGCAAGCAGTCCTCGACAGCATCGACGACGGCCTGTTGATGATTGACCGGCAAGGGCATCTCGAACACTTGAATCCTGTGGCTCAGCGCCAACTCGGTTGGGATGAAAGCCGTCTGGGTCAGAGTCTGGGTGAAGCGCTGGGGCGTCCCGAACTGGATGAGCAGCTGCATCTGGTATTGCGCGGGGGCACACTGGAGCGCGCGCCGGAAGATTTGGCCATCGAAATAGACAGCGAGTCTCGCTTGTTGACCTACAGCATGACGCCGGTCAGTCATACCAAGGGGCATATTCTGGGGGCGGTGATGGTGCTGCATGACGTCACCGAGCAACGCGCGTTCGAGCGCGTGCGCAGTGAGTTCGTGCTGCGCGCCTCACACGAACTGCGCACGCCGGTCACCGGCATGCACATGGCCTTCGGCCTGTTGCAGGAGCGGCTGCACTTTGCGCCAGAGTCCCGCGAAGCCGATCTGCTGAATACCGTGACTGAAGAAATGCAGCGTCTGATGCAGCTCATCAACGACCTGCTGAACTTCTCGCGTTATCAGAACGGCCTGCAAAAGCTCAAGCTGGCGCCGTGCTCTGTCGAAGCGCTGCTGGAAGAAGCCAAGGCCCGGTTCGAAGAGCAAGCGCTGGAGCAGGACATTGTGCTGATGCTGGATGTGCAGGAGCCGATGCCACGTCTGCATGCCGACCAGTCCCAGTTGGAGCGGGTGCTCGACAACCTGCTCGACAACGCCTTGCGCCACACGCCACCGAAAGGGCTGATCCGCCTGCAAGCGCGGCGCCATGGCGAGCGGGCAATTATCAGCGTCGAGGACAATGGCGAGGGCATCGCTTACGGTCAGCAAGGGCGAATCTTCGAGCCCTTCGTTCAGGTCGGCCGCAAAAAAGGCGGCGCCGGGCTTGGGCTGGCGCTGTGCAAGGAGATCGTCCAGTTGCACGGCGGGCGCATGGGGGTTTACTCAAGGCCGGGGCAGGGCACGCAGTTTTATATGGCGTTGCCGCTTTGA